A window of the Cannabis sativa cultivar Pink pepper isolate KNU-18-1 chromosome X, ASM2916894v1, whole genome shotgun sequence genome harbors these coding sequences:
- the LOC133032524 gene encoding uncharacterized protein LOC133032524 produces the protein MFLAFGCSLDGWKHCRPVVVVDGTFLKTKCGGTLYAACAKDGNNQIFPLAFGIGDSENDKAWKWFFKRLKEAIGEREEMCIISDRHISIKNAIAEVFPGNIPWDMCLPFEAELKE, from the coding sequence ATGTTTCTGGCTTTTGGTTGCTCGTTGGATGGATGGAAACATTGCAGACCTGTTGTAGTGGTTGACGGaacttttttaaaaacaaaatgtgGAGGAACGTTATATGCAGCTTGCGCTAAAGATGGAAATAACCAAATCTTTCCTCTTGCCTTTGGAATTGGAGACTCTGAGAATGACAAAGCGTGGAAATGGTTTTTCAAAAGGCTTAAAGAAGCAATAGGTGAACGAGAAGAGATGTGCATAATATCTGATAGGCACATCAGCATAAAGAACGCGATTGCAGAAGTCTTTCCGGGGAATATACCATGGGATATGTGCTTACCATTTGAAGCAGAACTTAAGGAGTAG
- the LOC133032476 gene encoding uncharacterized protein LOC133032476, producing the protein MTSNISESINSAIEHARDLPITPLVEALREMVQDWFSRRKEAATCQFFDVTKWANDVMESKLDQAFRMKVDKIDMFKYQVTYGDTTFIVDLTENSCSCKEFQLEGIPCAHAIAAIDANHFDKYKFCSEWYSKSVLLETYAGSVNPLPNKEDWNTPDEIKEDRIKPPEFKVKPGRPKKRRGEGIGDYAKRGRRRTMTCGNSGILDNNKKSCNHTTNQF; encoded by the exons ATGACCAGCAATATTTCTGAGTCAATAAATTCTGCCATTGAACATGCAAGAGACCTACCTATAACTCCATTAGTAGAAGCTCTTAGAGAAATGGTACAAGATTGGTTCTCAAGACGAAAAGAGGCAGCTACATGCCAATTTTTTGACGTGACAAAATGGGCAAATGACGTAATGGAGAGCAAACTTGATCAAGCATTTCGAATGAAA GTTGATAAAATAGATATGTTCAAATATCAAGTCACCTATGGTGACACAACCTTCATTGTTGATCTGACTGAAAACTCATGCTCTTGCAAGGAATTCCAACTAGAGGGAATTCCATGTGCTCACGCCATTGCAGCAATCGATGCGAATCATTTTGATAAATACAAGTTTTGCTCTGAGTGGTATAGCAAATCTGTTTTGTTGGAAACATATGCAGGTTCAGTTAACCCTCTTCCAAATAAAGAGGATTGGAACACCCCAGATGAAATTAAAGAAGACCGCATCAAGCCTCCTGAATTCAAAGTTAAACCAGGACGTCCTAAGAAAAGAAGAGGAGAAGGAATTGGAGACTATGCCAAGCGTGGTCGACGTCGAACGATGACATGTGGAAATAGTGGAATATTggacaacaataaaaaaagttGCAACCACACAACCAACCAATTCTAA
- the LOC115722076 gene encoding uncharacterized protein LOC115722076: protein MARKYNRKYKKRKSSTPYQKGLTFSKVMPKGAAKNTTFSTNEEGVFYKEITENIKEVADNRKELSENRKELSENRKELSENKIEYSERRKEISILGKKLDEIRENINDLVGMKDDAKRVEDLLRALCNQREKDIERTKVEEKKLAAQKDLEECINDLKSGRIVLSSPDCVAPSPSILKAVIQDDNKFFYQKRPKISKRKRSNEDKKVQKSYFSVASKEDMTSVYHSSSAEIPPTIIASPPSFSTLVETTVIKGNDIHPNRDPPVDSHPNYVDISPTFLTPEKKINCFSGNFPFDSDFEAMPSKEVADAFLEWYSKGMNMKRKNSPSSPPFVGKNDIITFQSGKKFKLGTTRVTRKRWFFDIYDAKGLLSDEHVDTSLYYLRKKALYHRCCPSFLKCTTTSCLFDFYMGQVCRDVSSLDEIHLRKIFSDIKKFDQGEIMKHPCHSIKILINMIKGDCIEFSKPWVDLNHVFMPLCLQGGISLAHWFLGVLRNR from the exons ATGGCGAGAAAATATAACAGGAAgtacaaaaaaagaaaatcatCAACACCTTATCAAAAGGGACTGACTTTTTCCAAG GTTATGCCAAAGGGTGCTGCTAAAAATACAACATTTAGTACCAATGAAGAAGGTGTTTTTTATAAG GAAATTACTGAGAATATAAAGGAAGTCGCTGATAATAGAAAAGAGCTTTCTGAGAATAGAAAGGAGCTTTCTGAGAATAGGAAGGAGCTTTCTGAGAACAAGATAGAGTATTCTGAGCGTAGGAAAGAAATTTCTATTCTTGGAAAAAAATTAGATGAGATTCGTGAAAATATTAATGATCTCGTTGGAATGAAAGATGATGCCAAACGTGTCGAAGATCTTCTCCGAGCATTGTGTAATCAACGAGAGAAGGACATAGAAAGAACTAAAGTGGAAGAGAAAAAATTGGCTGCACAAAAGGACTTGGAGGAGTGCATCAATGATTTAAAATCCGGGAGAATCGTTCTTAGCAGTCCAGATTGTGTTGCTCCTTCTCCATCAATTTTAAAAGCTGTCATACAA GATGACAATAAATTCTTTTATCAAAAGCGACCGAAAATTTCCAAGAGAAAAAGATCTAATGAAGATAAAAAAGTACAAAAGTCGTATTTTTCGGTAGCGAGCAAGGAGGACATGACTTCCGTCTATCATTCTTCAAGTGCAGAAATTCCACCAACAATTATTGCTTCACCACCTTCGTTTTCAACACTTGTTGAAACAACTGTAATCAAAGGAAATGATATACATCCCAATCGTGATCCTCCAGTCGACTCCCATCCAAATTATGTTGATATTTCTCCAACATTTTTGACACCAGAAAAGAAGATAAATTGTTTCTCAGGCAACTTTCCATTTGATAGTGATTTTGAAGCTATGCCTTCAAAGGAAGTAGCTGATGCTTTCTTAGAGTGGTATTCAAAAGGCATGAACATGAAACG CAAGAATTCTCCATCTTCTCCTCCATTTGTTGGAAAAAATGACATTATCACTTTTCAAAGTGGAAAGAAGTTCAAATTGGGTACAACACGTGTTACAAGGAAGAGGTGGTTCTTCGATATATATGATGCTAAAGGTCTTTTATCAGATGAA cATGTTGATACATCTCTGTATTATTTGCGAAAGAAAGCATTATACCATAGATGTTGCCCTTCATTTTTGAAATGCACTACAACAAGTTGTCTTTTTGATTTCTACATGGGTCAAGTTTGTAGGGATGTTAGTTCATTGGATGAAATTCATTTAAGGAAGATATTTTCAGATATAAAAAAGTTTGACCAAGGTGAGATTATGAAGCATCCGTGCCATTCAATAAAAATCTTGATTAATATGATTAAAGGAGATTGTATAGAGTTTTCGAAGCCATGGGTGGATCTTAATCATGTTTTTATGCCATTGTGTCTTCAAGGAGGTATTTCTTTAGCTCATTGGTTCCTAGGTGTTTTGAGGAATAGATGA